The nucleotide window TTTGCTTCTGTAGGAACTCCATGCCCTGAATTCATCCTTTCCAATCTTTATAATTTTTTCCCCATAAACACTCTTGCCTGGTATCAAATTTTTTGTAAATATCTTATTTTCTTCCCTGTAAATTCCCTCAAATATCTCCTTCATCCTCAACTTTCCTCCATAAGATGTTTGAAGCCATCGCCAGGCAGTCAAAAACTGGAGCAACAGATGGTGCATATGCATTCTCAATTTTCGCAAAATCCTTTACTCCCATTTTTGCATATATTGCAACCGCTACTTTATCTACTATCTTCGCCGCCCCGCGCCCTATGGCTTGTGCTCCTGCAATTTTTCCATCTTTTGCAATTAACTTTACTAAAATTTCCTCCCCTTTCATATAGTTTGGCAAATCCTTGCCTATGTATTTTGCTGAAATTCCATCACTTCCCATAATCCCAACAGATGCAATCTCGATGCCGAAAATTTTTGTTGTTTTCGCAAAAAGAGGGGGAAGCATTTTTTCATCTCCTCCAGCAGCATTTTCTCCAGCAATCATTCCCTGCCTCACTGCTATGCTTCCAAGCCCAACATTAGAAAATCTTCCAAAAAAATCTTTAACTTTTGTGCAATCTCCAGCAGCATATATGCCTTCCTTAAACATACATTTTTCATCAACTTCAATTATATCTTTTATTATTCCATTTGGTTTATTTCCAGTAGCAATAACTGTAAAATCTCCTCTATAATTTTCATTTCCAAAAACCTCTCCGCCATGCACCTCCTCCGCTTTATAATTCAAAACAATATCCAAGCCAATTTTCCTCATAAGATAATCAGCAACATCTTTATCAAGCATATTCGGTAAAATATTTGGCATATATTCAAGCAATTTTACATCAACTCCTATCTTTTTGAGAGCTTCTGCTATCTCAATTCCTATCAAGCCAGCACCTATAACAATTGCATTTCTCGAATTTAATGCTTTTTTCCTTATTTCAATTGCATCTTTCAAATTCCTCAAAAAATATGCATCTTCTGCTTTAAAGGGGCAATATGGAACAGAGCCAGATGCAATAATCAATCTATCAAATTCCTCTTCTCTTTCCCCTTCAATTATTCCTGCATCTATATCAATTTTCTTAACCTCCTCTTTTCTATATGATAT belongs to Thermoplasmatales archaeon and includes:
- a CDS encoding FAD-dependent oxidoreductase, with translation MRIAIVGSGSAGATAAQFAKKMNRNAEIFLFDREGMGLYSRCALPYVISGMEWEKIVEMRPDDFERIGISYRKEEVKKIDIDAGIIEGEREEEFDRLIIASGSVPYCPFKAEDAYFLRNLKDAIEIRKKALNSRNAIVIGAGLIGIEIAEALKKIGVDVKLLEYMPNILPNMLDKDVADYLMRKIGLDIVLNYKAEEVHGGEVFGNENYRGDFTVIATGNKPNGIIKDIIEVDEKCMFKEGIYAAGDCTKVKDFFGRFSNVGLGSIAVRQGMIAGENAAGGDEKMLPPLFAKTTKIFGIEIASVGIMGSDGISAKYIGKDLPNYMKGEEILVKLIAKDGKIAGAQAIGRGAAKIVDKVAVAIYAKMGVKDFAKIENAYAPSVAPVFDCLAMASNILWRKVEDEGDI